In Methanosarcina siciliae T4/M, one genomic interval encodes:
- a CDS encoding DUF5814 domain-containing protein, with the protein MTLWVLGYAEKSKVVVMTIKDRMKQPLYMAELHIKDSYKGPRPHKIRVLTGKKNEEFIPPQQFIELLRSANRIMLAEGGDPANEEAFLEMLRGFQLSADRVKICKYCWFNRRFNFVNSKSIKYHDELICAECAKEELLRAVRSADSQYGEKSVDFLERVLHKTRDLDRTIRMLSPERLDPEFTRYDTIRTSPTEATFRIKNLPLKKKFKEMLLQKSETLLPVQALSVEAGLLEGKNQFVVSATATGKTLIGEMAGVQNLLDKKGKMLYLVPLVALANQKYDQFTERYSKLGLTSSIKIGAILIKTSQRVKMNTSPNADIIVGTYEGVDHMLRSGNADFLGKIGTVVIDEVHMLEDQERGHRLDGLIGRLRYVAPEAQFIYLSATVANPEAYAKKLGARLVQYEHRPVPIDRHLLFCQENEKAKLISQLAKEEYSMCSSKKHRGQTIVFTNSRRNCHKLAGTLSIRASPYHAGLSQYERKKVETLFAKGELPVIVTTAALAAGVDFPASQVIFESLAMGIDWISVQDFLQMSGRAGRPDYHDRGVVVLMPVPGKSYSSAQSDTEEEVAIKLLQGEMLSVGVEYGEAEQLEEVLASVAVTSSIQDLRNIHSLMFGVFDLDKLVSRLQSYRFLEKKGKKVSLTRFGKIIAAHFLPVSKAFLIRDAVLAGNSPLKIVTNLEFFDAAYFKYANQIGSSLHVNMPSRVFQGAALDIIFDGESLSHLDIKIRELMLNFASDFLTCGCRDSPYCGCAEQKFSEKIIRLRMEGLDPTRIIRKLEDKYGISAYQGDVFGYLDNAVRNLDAVELIARVHSKKEAAEESKRLRKKVQG; encoded by the coding sequence ATGACGCTATGGGTCCTAGGCTATGCCGAAAAATCAAAAGTTGTAGTGATGACCATAAAGGACCGGATGAAACAGCCGCTTTATATGGCTGAGCTTCACATAAAGGACAGTTATAAAGGTCCACGTCCTCATAAAATCAGGGTTCTTACCGGTAAAAAAAATGAGGAATTCATCCCTCCCCAGCAGTTCATAGAGCTTTTGCGCAGTGCAAACAGGATTATGCTCGCAGAAGGAGGGGACCCCGCAAATGAAGAGGCTTTTCTTGAAATGCTCAGGGGCTTTCAGCTCAGTGCGGATAGGGTTAAGATCTGCAAGTACTGCTGGTTCAACCGACGTTTTAATTTTGTGAACAGCAAGTCTATCAAGTACCATGACGAGCTCATCTGTGCCGAGTGTGCAAAAGAAGAATTGCTCCGGGCAGTTCGTTCGGCAGACTCTCAGTATGGAGAAAAATCGGTTGATTTTCTTGAACGAGTCCTCCACAAAACAAGAGACCTTGACCGTACAATCCGGATGCTGAGCCCTGAGAGGCTGGACCCTGAATTCACGCGTTATGACACTATCCGGACAAGCCCCACCGAAGCCACTTTTAGGATAAAGAACCTCCCCCTTAAAAAGAAGTTTAAGGAAATGCTGCTCCAGAAATCCGAAACCCTGCTCCCTGTACAGGCTCTATCTGTGGAAGCCGGTCTTCTGGAAGGAAAAAACCAGTTTGTGGTTTCCGCAACCGCAACCGGAAAAACTCTTATAGGTGAGATGGCAGGGGTTCAGAACCTGCTGGATAAAAAAGGAAAAATGCTTTACCTGGTCCCCCTTGTTGCTCTTGCAAACCAGAAATATGACCAGTTTACGGAACGCTATTCAAAGCTAGGGCTTACAAGCTCCATTAAAATTGGTGCAATTCTTATAAAGACCTCTCAGCGCGTGAAAATGAATACAAGTCCTAATGCGGATATAATTGTAGGTACTTATGAAGGAGTAGACCACATGCTCCGCTCGGGAAATGCCGATTTTCTTGGCAAAATAGGGACTGTTGTTATAGACGAGGTCCATATGCTCGAAGACCAGGAAAGAGGGCACAGGCTGGACGGGCTTATAGGAAGGCTTCGTTATGTGGCGCCTGAAGCCCAGTTTATCTACCTTTCCGCAACCGTTGCAAACCCTGAGGCCTATGCAAAGAAACTCGGAGCCCGACTTGTCCAGTATGAACACAGGCCGGTCCCCATAGACAGGCATCTCCTTTTCTGCCAGGAAAATGAAAAGGCAAAACTGATTTCCCAGCTTGCAAAAGAAGAATATTCGATGTGCTCTTCAAAAAAGCATAGGGGACAGACAATAGTCTTTACGAATTCAAGGAGAAACTGCCATAAGCTTGCGGGAACCCTTTCAATCCGGGCTTCCCCTTACCATGCAGGGCTTTCGCAGTATGAAAGAAAAAAAGTGGAAACCCTTTTTGCAAAAGGAGAGCTTCCGGTGATCGTGACAACTGCTGCTCTTGCAGCCGGGGTGGACTTTCCGGCTTCCCAGGTTATATTCGAATCCCTTGCAATGGGAATAGACTGGATTTCGGTCCAGGACTTCCTGCAGATGAGCGGAAGGGCAGGGAGACCCGATTATCATGACCGGGGCGTTGTCGTGCTCATGCCCGTTCCGGGGAAGTCCTATTCAAGTGCCCAGTCCGATACCGAAGAAGAGGTTGCAATCAAGTTACTGCAGGGGGAAATGCTCTCTGTAGGCGTTGAGTACGGGGAAGCTGAACAGCTGGAAGAGGTCCTGGCCTCGGTTGCAGTTACCTCTTCCATTCAGGATTTAAGGAATATCCATTCCCTAATGTTCGGAGTCTTTGATCTCGATAAACTGGTTTCCCGGCTTCAGAGCTACCGGTTCCTTGAGAAAAAGGGAAAAAAAGTATCACTTACCCGTTTCGGAAAGATTATTGCAGCTCATTTCCTGCCGGTCTCCAAAGCTTTCCTGATTCGAGACGCCGTGCTTGCGGGAAACAGTCCACTGAAAATTGTAACCAACCTGGAGTTTTTCGATGCTGCCTACTTCAAGTATGCAAATCAGATCGGAAGCTCTCTGCATGTGAACATGCCTTCGAGAGTTTTTCAGGGTGCAGCTCTCGATATAATCTTTGACGGGGAATCTCTCTCCCATCTGGACATCAAAATAAGGGAACTTATGCTGAACTTTGCCTCGGATTTTTTAACCTGTGGCTGCCGGGATTCTCCTTACTGCGGATGTGCAGAGCAGAAATTTTCGGAGAAGATTATCCGGCTGAGGATGGAAGGGTTGGATCCTACCCGGATTATCCGAAAGCTTGAGGACAAATACGGCATTTCCGCATACCAGGGGGATGTTTTCGGATACCTGGATAATGCGGTACGTAACCTCGATGCTGTGGAACTGATTGCAAGGGTCCATTCGAAAAAGGAAGCAGCAGAAGAATCAAAGAGGCTCAGGAAGAAAGTCCAGGGCTGA
- a CDS encoding energy-coupling factor transporter transmembrane component T family protein, whose amino-acid sequence MKEIMQYINRDSYLHRMNPLSKIAAVTGIIALGVLTTNPVFLAFMVFAIFLASLGAGLQQELLKQVKLLFFLSISLILLTIFTLKSGETVGYLIPAGTLTAGGLVPITTGALDFGTVLSLRFFAMLFAFQLLVVTTKPSDLMKALLAIRVPVDYVLMFVIALRFIPSLQVEGQRIHEAQLARGYNPGTGLRGKIMSVKPILVPLVANSLGKTQVLGLTMDLRGYRSRQNVKKNKITWNKTDVAAIGCVAIMGLGVVLGGLM is encoded by the coding sequence ATGAAAGAGATTATGCAGTACATAAACAGGGACAGTTATTTACACCGCATGAACCCGCTGTCGAAAATCGCTGCAGTAACGGGCATAATAGCCCTGGGCGTGTTAACAACAAACCCGGTTTTTCTGGCCTTTATGGTGTTTGCGATTTTTCTTGCATCCCTTGGAGCCGGGCTTCAGCAGGAACTTCTCAAGCAGGTAAAACTCCTGTTCTTTCTGAGTATCAGTCTTATACTGCTCACCATCTTTACCCTGAAAAGCGGGGAAACCGTCGGCTACCTGATCCCTGCCGGCACTCTTACAGCCGGAGGGCTTGTCCCGATCACAACCGGAGCATTGGACTTCGGAACCGTTCTTTCCCTCCGTTTTTTTGCAATGCTTTTTGCCTTCCAGCTCCTGGTAGTCACCACAAAGCCAAGCGACCTCATGAAAGCCCTCCTTGCAATCCGCGTCCCTGTGGACTATGTGCTCATGTTCGTAATCGCCCTCCGCTTTATCCCGAGCCTCCAGGTAGAAGGTCAGCGCATCCACGAAGCCCAGCTCGCAAGGGGGTACAACCCCGGCACAGGCCTCCGCGGAAAAATCATGAGTGTAAAACCAATCCTTGTGCCCCTGGTCGCAAACTCCCTCGGAAAGACCCAGGTTCTCGGCCTGACCATGGATCTGCGGGGTTACAGGAGCCGCCAGAACGTTAAGAAAAACAAAATTACCTGGAATAAGACCGATGTGGCAGCTATAGGTTGTGTGGCTATTATGGGGCTTGGGGTAGTGCTGGGCGGATTGATGTAA
- a CDS encoding DUF2769 domain-containing protein, giving the protein MAVQISETEEIRQIVADTPENLRICMEHCGTCPSLPFPPEPFLFCARGCSPEKISKKSCNCPTCPIYNKYKLQNLYFCETGKAVKRREEEREG; this is encoded by the coding sequence ATGGCTGTTCAAATCAGCGAGACCGAAGAAATCCGGCAGATAGTAGCTGACACTCCTGAAAACCTCCGCATCTGTATGGAACACTGCGGCACATGCCCGAGCCTGCCCTTTCCACCTGAACCATTTCTTTTCTGTGCGAGAGGGTGTTCTCCTGAAAAGATCTCAAAAAAAAGCTGCAATTGCCCGACATGTCCCATCTATAACAAATACAAGCTTCAAAACCTGTACTTCTGCGAGACCGGAAAAGCTGTAAAAAGAAGAGAAGAAGAAAGAGAAGGATAG
- the mtnP gene encoding S-methyl-5'-thioadenosine phosphorylase: MDTEAEIAEIAILGGVGFNSHRDCENIPIKTPFGRITAYLTSIKGRNIAIIPRHVEEIHIPPHRVNYRANIWAVHSLGVKRVISTNSVGSMRGHPVGSFVVLDDFIDFTCSRFSTFYDDKTVHVDVSEPYCPEIRAALRYSLEKKGIAYTEGVYACTEGPRFETRAEIRMMSQFADVVGMTGVPEVVLAKELSLCYASLATVTNQACGMTTQKLTAEEVTEVVGKAQDSIFEILSDAIGKIPETRNCMCRFAKEGACL, encoded by the coding sequence ATGGATACGGAAGCTGAAATAGCGGAAATTGCAATACTCGGTGGGGTGGGTTTTAACTCCCACAGAGATTGTGAAAACATACCGATAAAGACTCCTTTTGGAAGAATTACTGCATATTTAACCAGTATAAAAGGAAGAAATATTGCAATAATTCCCAGGCATGTCGAAGAAATCCATATCCCTCCACACAGAGTTAATTACAGGGCAAATATCTGGGCTGTCCATTCCCTTGGAGTAAAGCGCGTAATCTCCACAAACTCGGTCGGGTCAATGCGCGGGCATCCCGTTGGCAGTTTTGTCGTGCTTGACGATTTCATAGATTTTACCTGTAGCAGGTTTTCGACTTTTTATGACGATAAAACCGTGCATGTAGACGTTTCCGAACCCTACTGCCCGGAAATAAGGGCAGCTCTCAGATATTCCCTGGAAAAAAAAGGAATTGCCTACACAGAAGGCGTTTATGCCTGCACTGAAGGTCCCCGTTTTGAGACAAGGGCTGAAATCCGCATGATGAGCCAGTTTGCAGACGTTGTTGGCATGACAGGTGTACCGGAAGTAGTTCTTGCAAAGGAACTCAGCCTCTGTTATGCTTCCCTCGCCACCGTTACAAACCAGGCATGTGGGATGACCACACAGAAATTAACTGCTGAAGAAGTCACGGAAGTTGTCGGAAAGGCTCAGGACTCAATCTTCGAAATTCTCTCGGATGCGATCGGAAAAATTCCTGAGACCCGGAATTGTATGTGCAGATTTGCAAAGGAAGGAGCTTGCCTTTAA
- a CDS encoding DUF3467 domain-containing protein — MAENIESRENVESSVSKKGKKSITIEFVKPEDFRQIYAIGAAGGHSPYDFRIGFYNDTPKMFGDASESRVIERRVEAEVILSPVAALELNRWLTQHINEYESVFGPIARAMPRPLRKEPAKSSNESTDIQGYI, encoded by the coding sequence ATGGCTGAGAATATTGAATCCAGGGAAAATGTTGAAAGCTCAGTTTCCAAAAAAGGTAAAAAGAGTATTACGATTGAATTTGTAAAGCCTGAAGACTTCCGGCAGATATATGCAATAGGAGCTGCAGGCGGACACAGCCCTTATGATTTCAGGATAGGTTTCTACAATGACACCCCCAAGATGTTCGGGGATGCCTCAGAGTCCAGGGTTATCGAGAGGCGCGTTGAAGCCGAAGTGATCCTCTCTCCGGTTGCAGCTCTTGAATTGAACCGCTGGCTGACCCAGCATATCAATGAGTATGAATCAGTTTTCGGGCCTATTGCAAGAGCGATGCCGCGACCTCTTCGAAAGGAGCCCGCAAAGTCCAGTAACGAAAGTACGGATATTCAGGGGTATATCTGA
- a CDS encoding LSM domain-containing protein, translated as MFPNKKVQKIVGSRIQVEMKGDLNLLEGTLKSVDDYMNLHLVDTMEIVRGEKVRSLGSVVLRGNNIILITPVED; from the coding sequence TTGTTCCCAAATAAAAAAGTTCAGAAAATCGTTGGATCGAGGATCCAGGTAGAAATGAAAGGCGACCTTAATTTGCTTGAAGGCACTCTGAAGAGTGTGGACGACTATATGAATCTTCATCTCGTTGACACGATGGAGATAGTAAGAGGGGAAAAAGTCCGCTCTCTTGGTTCTGTAGTGCTTCGGGGCAATAACATCATACTGATTACTCCTGTCGAAGACTGA
- a CDS encoding DUF373 family protein: MQTLVICIDRDNDLGEKAKMETPIVGREANVRAAVALGIADPEDSDTNTIFGGIRILDELLEKGVDAEIVSFAGDKNVGVISDQKIAEQLELYIQKNEVKGAVFVSDGAEDETLVPIVQSRMKIDSVKRIVVMQSENLESTYYILKHVFSDPKISQTFFVPIGLAFLIYAIFLLAGYSEGAVVGILAAVGLYMLYRGFGLDDIVAIEKERLWDAFLEQKMVFISYTAALLAGLVATVYGTLQVWLLYSEEGVWYHGTLTLISVFINTSVWGYVAALLLADLGKIFDLRMDGKPVYRSISISLFVIAAGLLFWGASTYILAVAYISDGLLSDPSVALQYFVYSIIIAVLIALAGIKYSLSIQTSENEKRVKGIQSKKTS, encoded by the coding sequence ATGCAGACTTTAGTTATATGCATAGACAGGGATAACGACCTGGGCGAAAAAGCAAAAATGGAAACTCCCATAGTAGGGAGGGAGGCAAATGTTCGGGCAGCAGTTGCATTGGGGATTGCTGACCCTGAGGACTCGGACACGAATACGATTTTCGGAGGGATCCGGATCCTTGACGAGCTTCTGGAAAAAGGAGTTGACGCTGAGATCGTTTCTTTTGCAGGGGATAAGAATGTCGGGGTGATTTCCGACCAGAAAATCGCCGAACAGCTCGAACTCTATATTCAGAAGAACGAAGTGAAGGGAGCAGTCTTTGTCTCGGACGGGGCGGAGGACGAAACCCTTGTCCCTATAGTGCAGTCCAGAATGAAAATTGATTCCGTAAAACGTATTGTCGTTATGCAGAGCGAAAACCTGGAAAGCACGTATTATATACTCAAGCACGTCTTCAGTGACCCCAAGATCTCTCAGACTTTTTTTGTGCCTATAGGCCTTGCTTTTCTTATTTATGCCATTTTCCTGCTCGCCGGCTACTCCGAAGGGGCGGTTGTGGGAATTCTTGCAGCTGTCGGACTCTACATGCTTTACAGGGGCTTCGGGCTCGATGATATTGTTGCCATCGAAAAAGAAAGACTCTGGGACGCTTTCCTTGAGCAGAAAATGGTCTTCATCAGCTACACTGCTGCCCTGCTTGCCGGGCTTGTAGCTACTGTGTACGGAACTCTGCAGGTCTGGCTACTTTACTCCGAAGAAGGAGTCTGGTACCATGGGACCCTGACTTTGATCTCGGTCTTCATCAATACCTCCGTATGGGGGTACGTGGCAGCTCTCCTGCTTGCAGACCTGGGAAAGATTTTCGATCTCAGAATGGACGGCAAGCCCGTATACAGAAGTATCTCTATCTCCCTCTTCGTAATCGCAGCCGGATTGCTCTTCTGGGGAGCAAGCACATACATCCTGGCTGTAGCCTACATTTCCGATGGGTTGTTAAGTGATCCCTCCGTTGCGCTGCAGTACTTCGTATATTCGATCATAATTGCCGTGCTCATTGCCCTTGCAGGGATAAAGTATTCCCTGTCAATCCAGACTTCGGAAAACGAGAAAAGAGTGAAAGGAATACAAAGTAAAAAAACTTCATGA
- a CDS encoding PGF-pre-PGF domain-containing protein produces MRTNLIISCFLLVFFLLLTPFNAAAFETNSDAVPADANVNVSNLSGTDAADNLVSVTIGASIYAKGEICNNEYATISVTTENMGDKSSEGHIIVAFPNNEEILSREGSGDRVDIYPSGSSIETKDGTKIDSSEYLFVDLVKYDWETGKNETLNLEVKPNKGSEEIVYLVRAELMNDATGDYERYPGTLSGLSDVDQQGWYVYNNSLGVSGDPDLMIEDISWEPENPHENENVTFKVTLKNVGLESSGNCSVKCYLDGNEISFSTVSGLEADSTTSFTFNWVPTSSGSMDLKVVVDSEGQFVEFTEENNEKAEILKVISYTNSSSPSSSSPGSGSSSSSSSSGGGAGGSPEPASNVEIKELAQQFVSNGNHAKFVFAKNVTSIAYIEFDPKKTVGKTTTIVETLKGKSTLVKELPSGKVYENTNIWVGNEGTASSENIENAIVGFKVEKTWINSNGVDSSSIKLWKFEDEKWVELPTSQTDEDEDYVYYEADTPGFESFSIMSLYPEEATEETSLPLGSYVEDKDIKAVSETSEEKSDVADSEAGENNSGSMKKGLLAIGILAAVILAGYVISRKRN; encoded by the coding sequence ATGAGAACAAATCTAATAATATCGTGTTTCTTGCTGGTGTTTTTCTTATTGTTGACACCATTTAATGCCGCAGCATTTGAAACAAATTCAGATGCCGTACCTGCCGACGCAAATGTAAACGTTTCAAACCTTTCCGGGACAGATGCTGCAGATAATCTGGTTTCCGTAACCATAGGCGCATCTATCTACGCGAAAGGAGAAATTTGCAATAATGAATACGCTACGATCTCCGTAACAACAGAAAACATGGGGGATAAATCAAGTGAAGGCCATATTATCGTCGCGTTTCCGAATAATGAGGAAATCTTGAGTAGGGAAGGAAGCGGGGACAGAGTAGACATCTATCCAAGCGGCAGTTCAATTGAGACCAAAGACGGGACAAAAATTGATTCATCGGAGTATCTTTTTGTCGATCTGGTAAAGTACGACTGGGAAACAGGGAAAAACGAAACTCTTAACCTGGAGGTCAAGCCGAATAAAGGCTCCGAGGAAATTGTGTACCTGGTCAGGGCAGAATTAATGAATGACGCAACCGGGGATTATGAGAGGTATCCCGGAACTTTGAGTGGATTGAGTGACGTGGACCAGCAGGGCTGGTACGTTTACAATAATTCGCTTGGAGTATCCGGCGATCCCGATTTGATGATCGAGGACATATCCTGGGAACCGGAAAATCCCCATGAAAACGAAAACGTGACATTCAAAGTTACACTGAAGAATGTGGGGCTTGAATCATCCGGAAATTGCAGTGTGAAATGTTATCTGGATGGAAATGAGATCTCTTTTTCCACGGTTTCCGGACTTGAAGCCGATTCGACGACTTCCTTTACATTCAACTGGGTCCCGACCAGTTCCGGAAGTATGGACTTGAAGGTAGTTGTGGATTCGGAGGGCCAGTTTGTTGAGTTTACCGAAGAGAATAACGAAAAAGCAGAAATACTTAAAGTGATAAGCTACACGAACTCGTCGTCTCCTTCTTCGTCGTCTCCGGGTTCGGGTTCGTCAAGTTCTTCATCCAGTTCCGGTGGAGGAGCTGGTGGCTCTCCAGAACCTGCCAGCAATGTTGAAATAAAAGAACTTGCCCAGCAGTTTGTCAGTAACGGCAACCATGCTAAATTCGTATTTGCAAAAAATGTAACCTCAATCGCTTACATTGAATTCGATCCGAAAAAGACTGTCGGGAAAACCACAACCATTGTCGAGACGCTTAAAGGAAAATCCACCCTTGTGAAGGAACTTCCCTCAGGGAAAGTTTACGAAAACACGAATATCTGGGTCGGAAACGAAGGGACTGCAAGCTCGGAGAACATTGAAAACGCAATTGTTGGTTTCAAAGTTGAAAAAACCTGGATTAATTCAAACGGAGTGGATTCGTCTTCTATCAAACTCTGGAAGTTTGAAGACGAAAAGTGGGTTGAACTTCCGACCAGCCAGACCGATGAAGACGAGGACTATGTCTATTATGAGGCAGATACTCCAGGTTTCGAGTCTTTCTCAATAATGTCCCTTTATCCGGAAGAAGCCACGGAAGAGACGTCTCTGCCTCTTGGGAGTTATGTCGAGGATAAAGATATAAAGGCAGTTTCCGAAACTTCAGAAGAAAAATCAGATGTTGCCGATTCGGAAGCCGGAGAGAATAATTCAGGAAGCATGAAAAAAGGATTGCTAGCAATCGGCATACTTGCTGCAGTAATTCTGGCTGGCTATGTGATTTCAAGGAAGCGAAATTAA
- a CDS encoding ABC transporter ATP-binding protein: MIELRNFSYTYGTATIPALKNIDLEVRKGELLLVTGHSAAGKTTLAFAMAGILHHEIGGKIEGNISFQNRDVKEFDGIKELSRHIGVVFDDAESQLIFTTVEEEILSGLENRGHPEKEMVRRSKEAMDFCEISHLKNRAPHMLSGGQKQKVALAATLALDTEVLILDEATAELDSQAVRKVFSVLKRLKEAGKTIVIIDHNIEDFLEIGDRVVLLEKGEIKTIKSPSDFTTKSSDLTSTNLTSTSALPTGSPLSRKAEQPIISVKNLTQRYGEVPALEGIDLDIYPGELVAILGENGSGKTTLVKHFNGLLRPYSGKVTVKGLETSTALINELVKHTGLVFQNPDNMLFEDTVEAEINFGLNNIGRKGSEAAEAILRALELVNLSDKQKVFPRHLSRGERQRLAVACVIAMKPELIVLDEPTTGLDAEESDRMMQLMRKLQQEGHTIVMVTHNLQIVRDHVERVIRMGSGKIVEDSVTRKFSGKESVKEESDCKEHVSKESISKKSVRGGTCA, from the coding sequence ATGATCGAACTCAGGAACTTCTCGTATACCTACGGAACAGCAACAATCCCTGCGTTAAAAAACATAGATCTGGAAGTCCGGAAAGGAGAACTGCTACTTGTTACCGGGCACAGTGCAGCCGGAAAAACCACCTTAGCCTTTGCAATGGCAGGCATTCTCCACCACGAGATCGGGGGCAAAATTGAAGGGAATATCAGCTTTCAGAACAGGGATGTAAAAGAATTTGACGGCATAAAGGAACTGAGCCGGCATATCGGGGTGGTTTTTGACGATGCGGAATCTCAGCTGATCTTTACGACCGTTGAAGAAGAAATCCTTTCAGGACTTGAAAACCGCGGCCATCCGGAAAAAGAGATGGTACGCAGGTCAAAAGAGGCAATGGATTTCTGCGAAATCAGCCATCTGAAAAACCGGGCTCCTCATATGCTTTCCGGAGGGCAAAAGCAAAAAGTTGCCCTTGCAGCAACCCTTGCCCTGGATACGGAAGTCCTGATCCTTGACGAAGCCACTGCTGAACTCGACTCCCAGGCAGTCCGAAAGGTATTTTCTGTCCTGAAGAGGCTGAAAGAAGCCGGAAAAACGATTGTAATCATAGACCACAACATCGAGGACTTCCTTGAAATTGGGGACAGGGTCGTGCTCCTTGAGAAAGGGGAGATAAAGACAATAAAAAGTCCTTCGGACTTTACCACAAAGTCTTCGGATTTAACTTCTACAAATCTTACTTCTACTTCAGCTCTTCCAACCGGCAGTCCCCTTTCAAGAAAAGCCGAGCAACCGATTATTTCCGTAAAGAACCTCACCCAGCGCTATGGAGAAGTCCCGGCGCTTGAAGGCATTGATCTTGATATCTATCCGGGGGAGCTTGTTGCTATTCTGGGAGAAAACGGATCGGGCAAAACTACCCTCGTAAAACACTTCAACGGCCTCCTGCGCCCTTACTCCGGAAAAGTGACAGTAAAGGGACTTGAGACCTCTACAGCCCTCATAAACGAGCTTGTGAAACATACCGGGCTGGTCTTCCAGAACCCGGACAACATGCTCTTTGAAGATACAGTTGAAGCCGAAATCAATTTCGGGCTAAATAATATCGGCAGAAAAGGGTCTGAGGCAGCAGAGGCAATCCTCCGTGCCCTGGAGCTTGTAAATCTGAGTGATAAGCAAAAAGTTTTCCCCCGCCACCTCAGCCGGGGAGAAAGGCAGAGGCTGGCTGTTGCCTGCGTAATTGCAATGAAGCCTGAGCTGATCGTGCTTGACGAACCCACTACAGGCCTGGATGCCGAAGAGTCCGATCGGATGATGCAGCTCATGCGCAAGCTCCAGCAAGAAGGCCATACAATAGTCATGGTAACTCATAACCTGCAGATCGTAAGGGATCATGTAGAAAGAGTTATTCGGATGGGGTCCGGAAAAATCGTGGAAGATTCAGTAACCAGGAAATTTTCCGGCAAAGAATCTGTCAAGGAAGAAAGTGATTGCAAAGAGCATGTCAGTAAAGAAAGTATCAGTAAAAAAAGTGTAAGAGGAGGCACATGCGCATGA
- a CDS encoding helix-turn-helix transcriptional regulator — translation MDLEEEAYNIIRRHKEGVFQNVIWKELNIDSRKCSRIIKKLLDKDLIIREVGVSNGARTYLLKAKEEVKEKYDLLLSRDLFSACTGCTGDCEPEYCGRLSEWIGNLMVEEAETAEENPDLETEDKDEFEEDI, via the coding sequence ATGGATCTTGAAGAAGAAGCATACAATATAATTAGAAGACACAAAGAAGGCGTTTTCCAGAACGTTATCTGGAAAGAGTTGAATATCGACAGCAGGAAATGTTCCAGAATCATAAAAAAGCTTCTGGACAAGGACCTGATTATCCGTGAGGTGGGAGTCTCAAACGGAGCAAGAACATACCTCCTTAAAGCAAAGGAGGAAGTTAAGGAGAAATACGATCTTCTGCTCTCCAGAGATCTGTTCTCAGCCTGTACCGGCTGTACCGGAGACTGTGAACCCGAGTACTGCGGAAGACTCAGCGAATGGATTGGAAACCTTATGGTGGAAGAAGCTGAGACAGCTGAAGAAAACCCGGATCTTGAAACTGAAGACAAGGACGAATTCGAAGAAGATATCTGA
- a CDS encoding tryptophan transporter — translation MKSQDIAIVGILLAVGAIVRYLSLVIPGPIVSNLVIAFYCLAIILVVPTFTEVIGIGVVAGIICALLSHSIFPPANLISEPVGAVVCLVTYKSLMNRLSLSPAVATLLGTLASGITFVVVAMLLVTSSILTKYATMGAFVAAIIPIVGLTAIANSFIAQILYVPASKVLARGKA, via the coding sequence ATGAAATCTCAGGATATTGCTATTGTTGGAATTTTACTAGCCGTCGGTGCAATCGTTCGTTACTTATCCCTGGTAATTCCGGGTCCGATTGTCTCAAATCTCGTTATAGCCTTTTACTGTCTTGCCATTATCCTTGTCGTACCAACCTTTACCGAGGTAATAGGGATAGGGGTTGTAGCAGGAATAATCTGTGCTCTTCTCAGCCATTCTATTTTCCCGCCGGCAAACCTTATCAGTGAACCTGTCGGGGCTGTAGTCTGCCTGGTCACGTACAAATCCCTTATGAACAGGCTGTCTCTTTCCCCTGCAGTTGCAACTCTGCTCGGGACTCTCGCCAGCGGAATAACTTTTGTGGTTGTTGCAATGCTTCTCGTTACTTCCTCCATTCTGACAAAGTACGCGACCATGGGAGCTTTTGTAGCAGCTATTATCCCTATAGTAGGGTTAACTGCAATTGCCAACTCTTTCATTGCCCAGATCCTTTACGTACCCGCCTCAAAGGTACTTGCCCGGGGGAAAGCATAA